In Gemmatimonadaceae bacterium, one genomic interval encodes:
- a CDS encoding amidase encodes MSDEALSRRAFVGVSAAIAVTRLEKSRATQIPPRALLDAGRPPLGPLDDLTIVDLQSGLQSGKYTARSLVEQYIMRIGALDQKGPMLQHVLELNIDALTIADQRDAERKAGKIHGALHGIPILIKDNIDTGDRMHTSAGSLALKDSIPSRDSFVAERLRAAGAVILGKTNLSEWANIRSTHSSSGWSGRGGQGKNPYALDRNTSGSSSGSGGSVAASYCAAAIGSETDGSVTSPSAACGLVGIKPTVGLVGRSGIVPIAHSQDTAGPMTRTVRDAAILLGALTGVDPRDDATKASAGKSYADYTKFLDAGGLRGARIGIVRETFMGYSPKTDKLVEQAIDVLKHSGATIVDPANLPSIAKIGDAELEVLLYELKTDLNAYLASLGPSAPYKTLADLIQFNEQNAAREMPYFGQELFEQAQKKGPLTDSKYTSARAKCLRYARTEGIDAVMAKNRLDALVAPTQGPVWLIDLVNGDAGGGGSFTQPAAVAGYPHITVPMGLVQGLPVGLSFCGRAWSEPTLLKLAYAYEQASKMRRPPTFAATATLNA; translated from the coding sequence ATGTCCGACGAAGCCCTCTCCCGCCGCGCGTTCGTTGGAGTTTCCGCCGCCATTGCCGTAACCAGGCTCGAGAAGTCACGCGCTACACAGATCCCACCGCGTGCGCTGCTCGACGCAGGACGTCCGCCGCTGGGACCACTCGACGACCTGACGATTGTCGACCTGCAGAGCGGTTTGCAGTCGGGGAAGTACACAGCACGCTCGCTCGTCGAACAATACATCATGCGCATCGGCGCGCTCGATCAGAAGGGGCCGATGCTGCAGCATGTTCTCGAGTTGAATATCGATGCCCTAACGATTGCCGACCAGCGTGACGCCGAGCGCAAAGCGGGAAAGATCCATGGAGCGCTACACGGCATTCCGATCCTGATCAAGGACAACATCGATACCGGGGATCGCATGCATACGTCGGCAGGCTCGCTCGCGCTGAAAGACTCGATTCCATCGCGCGACTCGTTTGTCGCCGAGCGACTGCGCGCGGCCGGCGCGGTGATTTTAGGAAAGACGAATCTCAGCGAATGGGCGAATATCCGATCGACCCATTCGTCGAGCGGGTGGAGCGGCCGTGGCGGCCAAGGGAAGAATCCGTACGCGCTCGACCGGAACACGTCGGGGTCGAGCTCGGGCTCCGGCGGCTCCGTGGCGGCGAGTTATTGCGCCGCGGCGATTGGCTCCGAGACCGACGGATCGGTGACGTCGCCGAGCGCGGCGTGCGGTCTCGTGGGAATCAAGCCGACCGTGGGTCTGGTTGGACGTTCGGGCATCGTCCCGATCGCGCACTCGCAGGATACTGCGGGCCCGATGACGCGTACCGTTCGAGACGCGGCGATTCTCCTCGGCGCACTCACGGGCGTGGATCCACGAGATGACGCGACGAAAGCGAGCGCGGGAAAATCCTACGCCGACTATACGAAGTTTCTCGACGCAGGCGGCTTGCGCGGCGCGCGAATCGGCATCGTCCGCGAAACGTTCATGGGCTACAGCCCCAAGACGGATAAACTCGTCGAACAGGCGATCGATGTCCTGAAGCACTCGGGCGCGACGATCGTCGATCCCGCGAATCTGCCAAGTATTGCCAAGATTGGCGACGCCGAGCTCGAGGTGCTGCTCTATGAGCTGAAGACGGATCTCAACGCGTACCTCGCGTCGTTAGGCCCGAGTGCTCCCTACAAGACACTGGCCGATCTCATTCAATTCAACGAGCAGAACGCCGCGCGCGAGATGCCGTACTTCGGCCAGGAGCTCTTCGAGCAGGCGCAGAAGAAGGGACCGCTGACCGACTCGAAGTACACGTCGGCACGTGCGAAATGCCTTCGCTACGCGCGGACGGAAGGCATCGACGCGGTGATGGCCAAAAACCGCCTCGATGCGCTCGTCGCGCCGACGCAGGGCCCCGTGTGGCTGATCGATCTTGTGAACGGCGACGCCGGCGGCGGCGGGAGCTTCACCCAACCCGCGGCGGTGGCCGGCTATCCGCACATCACGGTGCCGATGGGGTTGGTGCAGGGTCTGCCGGTCGGATTGTCGTTCTGCGGACGTGCCTGGAGCGAGCCGACGCTGTTAAAACTTGCTTATGCCTACGAGCAGGCGTCGAAGATGCGCCGACCGCCGACGTTTGCGGCGACAGCGACGCTGAACGCGTAG